From a single Armatimonadia bacterium genomic region:
- the rimM gene encoding ribosome maturation factor RimM (Essential for efficient processing of 16S rRNA), which produces MAATSDERFVIGEIVAIHGLYGEVRVQPLTDFPERFAELKQLWVRMPKGEAVRYTVSSVKHHTSKSLMILGLGGVKDRQSAAKLIGGILEIDAEDVVELPQDTYFEHDILGLQVVTTDGRDLGRIEDILRTGANDVYVTPVCLIPAIADVVKSIDIAGGKVVIEPIPGLLEEEE; this is translated from the coding sequence TTGGCAGCAACCAGTGACGAGCGGTTCGTGATCGGCGAGATCGTCGCCATCCACGGGCTGTACGGGGAGGTCAGGGTGCAGCCACTGACCGACTTCCCCGAGCGTTTTGCCGAACTCAAGCAGTTGTGGGTCCGCATGCCAAAGGGTGAGGCGGTGCGCTACACCGTCAGCTCGGTCAAGCATCACACGAGCAAGTCACTCATGATCCTGGGGCTGGGTGGGGTGAAGGACCGGCAGTCGGCCGCGAAGCTGATCGGCGGGATCCTGGAGATTGACGCCGAGGACGTTGTGGAACTGCCGCAGGACACCTACTTCGAGCACGACATTCTGGGGCTGCAGGTTGTGACCACCGATGGGCGCGACCTGGGGCGGATAGAAGACATTCTGCGCACAGGCGCCAACGATGTCTACGTGACGCCGGTCTGCCTGATCCCCGCCATCGCGGATGTGGTGAAGTCGATCGACATCGCCGGCGGGAAGGTTGTTATCGAGCCGATTCCCGGGCTCCTTGAAGAAGAGGAATAA
- the rpsP gene encoding 30S ribosomal protein S16, whose translation MATRIRLKRTGAKHNAHYRLVIMDQHKPRDGRAVEEIGYYDPNTDPATVEINKDRALYWLMTGAVPTDTVNHLFKRAGIVISKDAKDAAAPEAGQ comes from the coding sequence TTGGCAACAAGAATCCGCTTGAAGAGGACTGGTGCGAAGCACAACGCGCACTATCGCCTAGTGATCATGGACCAGCACAAGCCGCGGGACGGGCGAGCGGTAGAGGAGATCGGCTACTACGATCCGAACACGGATCCGGCCACGGTCGAGATCAATAAGGACCGCGCGCTATACTGGCTCATGACGGGTGCCGTCCCCACTGACACCGTGAACCACCTGTTCAAGCGTGCCGGCATCGTGATCTCCAAGGATGCGAAGGACGCGGCGGCTCCCGAGGCCGGTCAGTAG
- a CDS encoding KH domain-containing protein codes for MDELVTYLVKGLVDTPEQVHVNTVESGSLVVHEVSVAQEDLGKVIGRGGRIAEALRTIVRAVACPDGRRHTVEIIS; via the coding sequence ATGGATGAACTTGTCACATATCTGGTCAAAGGCCTGGTTGACACTCCTGAGCAGGTGCATGTGAACACCGTCGAGAGTGGAAGCCTGGTCGTGCACGAGGTCAGCGTTGCGCAGGAGGACCTCGGCAAAGTCATCGGCCGTGGCGGACGGATCGCCGAAGCGCTGCGCACCATCGTACGGGCTGTCGCCTGCCCGGATGGTCGCCGGCACACCGTCGAGATCATATCCTAA
- the ffh gene encoding signal recognition particle protein, with translation MFDTLTERLQKAFKRLSGHGKLGQKDIREGLKEIRLALLEADVHYQVVKDFQREIQNAALGEDILKGLNPAQQIVKIVHGHLVHLLGDAAVPVKRADKPPTVILLCGLQGAGKTTTAGKLAASYKREGARPLLCATDIYRPAAIEQLKQVGGQVGVEVFSMGESNPVSIARAAHSYAVERAMDPMIIDTAGRLQIDEAMMQEAADIEASFPEVETLLVVDSMTGQDAVNVANGFNTKLHLDGLILTKLDSDARGGAALSLRSVTGVPIKFVTVSERMDGLEVFHPDRMAQRILGMGDVLTLIERAQSAVDAEEAAKLQQKLLKAEFDLEDFRQHLKRVRSMGPLDQLMKMIPGAAQMGAAMPDDLDERELDMVDAIISSMTKDERAYPDVLNASRKRRIARGSGTTVQDVNILLKEYRQLSQMMGAMAKGKGFQIGGLRFGPMR, from the coding sequence ATGTTTGATACCCTGACCGAGAGACTACAGAAGGCGTTCAAACGCCTCAGCGGCCACGGCAAGCTGGGCCAGAAGGACATTCGGGAGGGGCTCAAGGAAATCCGCCTTGCGCTGCTTGAGGCGGACGTCCACTACCAGGTCGTTAAGGATTTCCAGCGGGAGATTCAGAACGCCGCCCTTGGGGAAGACATCCTCAAGGGGCTGAACCCGGCGCAGCAGATCGTCAAGATCGTCCACGGGCACCTTGTTCACCTGCTGGGTGATGCGGCCGTTCCGGTCAAGCGGGCAGACAAGCCGCCTACGGTGATCCTGCTGTGTGGCCTTCAGGGCGCAGGCAAGACGACAACTGCGGGCAAGCTCGCTGCCAGCTACAAGCGTGAGGGCGCCCGACCCCTGCTGTGCGCGACCGACATCTACCGTCCGGCTGCGATTGAGCAGTTGAAACAGGTCGGAGGCCAGGTCGGGGTCGAAGTCTTCTCGATGGGCGAGAGCAACCCGGTGTCGATCGCTCGCGCGGCCCATTCCTACGCAGTTGAGCGGGCTATGGACCCGATGATCATCGACACCGCCGGTCGCTTGCAGATCGACGAAGCGATGATGCAGGAAGCCGCTGACATTGAGGCGAGTTTCCCGGAGGTCGAGACGCTCCTCGTCGTCGACTCGATGACCGGTCAGGATGCCGTCAACGTCGCCAACGGGTTCAACACGAAGCTGCACCTTGATGGTTTGATCCTTACCAAGTTGGACAGTGACGCCCGGGGTGGTGCAGCCCTTTCGCTGCGGTCTGTGACCGGCGTGCCCATCAAGTTCGTGACCGTCAGCGAGCGGATGGACGGGCTCGAGGTCTTTCATCCCGACCGGATGGCACAGCGCATCCTGGGAATGGGCGACGTGCTTACGCTCATCGAGCGTGCCCAGTCCGCGGTAGATGCTGAGGAAGCCGCCAAGCTGCAGCAGAAGCTGCTGAAGGCCGAGTTCGACCTGGAGGACTTCCGCCAGCACCTCAAGCGGGTGCGCAGTATGGGGCCGCTGGACCAGCTGATGAAGATGATTCCCGGTGCCGCGCAGATGGGTGCGGCAATGCCGGATGACCTGGATGAGAGAGAGCTCGACATGGTCGACGCGATCATCTCCTCCATGACGAAGGACGAGCGCGCCTACCCGGACGTGTTGAACGCCAGTCGCAAGCGTCGGATAGCTCGAGGAAGCGGCACGACGGTTCAGGATGTGAACATCCTGCTCAAGGAGTACCGCCAGCTCTCGCAGATGATGGGTGCGATGGCGAAGGGTAAGGGCTTCCAGATAGGTGGCCTGCGCTTCGGCCCGATGAGATAG
- the rplS gene encoding 50S ribosomal protein L19 yields MHELLKYVQAKHMKRSTPDCRVGDTVRVMVRVKEGTGKEERVRLQAFEGVVIGRSGGGIDEALRVRRVTHGIGVERLFPLHSPIVADVLTVRHGKVRRSKLYYLRDRVGKKARVKEQERDVVVAREKASKERREAEAAAIAAEAAAAQEQAPAE; encoded by the coding sequence ATGCACGAACTCCTGAAGTATGTTCAGGCCAAGCACATGAAGCGCAGCACGCCGGACTGCCGTGTTGGCGACACCGTCCGAGTCATGGTGAGGGTCAAGGAAGGCACCGGGAAGGAAGAGCGTGTCCGCCTGCAGGCCTTCGAGGGCGTTGTGATCGGGCGCAGCGGCGGCGGCATCGACGAAGCCCTTCGCGTTCGCCGCGTGACCCACGGGATCGGCGTGGAGCGTCTGTTCCCGCTGCACTCCCCGATCGTTGCCGACGTTCTCACCGTCCGCCACGGCAAGGTCCGCCGCTCCAAGCTGTACTACCTGCGAGATCGCGTGGGCAAGAAGGCTCGCGTGAAGGAGCAGGAGCGCGACGTCGTTGTGGCGCGCGAGAAGGCGAGCAAGGAGCGCCGCGAGGCCGAGGCTGCAGCGATCGCTGCCGAGGCTGCGGCTGCCCAGGAGCAGGCACCCGCCGAGTAG
- a CDS encoding YlqD family protein, whose amino-acid sequence MSSVTIRRNVLLRSIVTEKLRKELAEELQNAADEVDQRVQQLDFQTRAYITDLQRTNLQQAMAVRKQIEAEKHRQQELRDALLERKAQVEELEDGAEVVRGTLESYVELSVGDNIAEVLGGIEIVTKDDLVVEVRQRQTVDEGEESVAQLIQEVRSQSVGSNQ is encoded by the coding sequence ATGTCGTCAGTAACCATCAGGCGCAACGTTCTTCTTCGTTCCATCGTCACCGAGAAGCTTCGCAAGGAGCTTGCCGAAGAGCTGCAGAACGCGGCCGACGAAGTCGACCAGCGTGTGCAGCAGCTCGACTTCCAGACCCGTGCCTACATCACCGACCTGCAGCGCACCAATCTGCAGCAGGCAATGGCGGTTCGCAAGCAGATTGAGGCCGAGAAGCACCGGCAGCAGGAGCTGCGGGACGCCCTCCTCGAGCGCAAGGCCCAGGTAGAGGAGCTGGAAGACGGGGCCGAGGTCGTTCGCGGCACCCTCGAGAGCTACGTCGAGCTATCGGTCGGGGACAACATCGCCGAGGTTCTGGGCGGCATCGAGATCGTCACCAAGGACGACCTCGTGGTGGAGGTACGCCAGCGCCAGACCGTGGACGAGGGCGAAGAGAGCGTCGCTCAGCTCATCCAGGAAGTCAGGAGCCAGAGTGTTGGCAGCAACCAGTGA
- a CDS encoding DUF933 domain-containing protein, with amino-acid sequence MKIGLVGLPGSGKTTCFRVLSGRHHADTHHGSTVATVPLPDSRLDEIARLEKPRTHTYADVTFVDFEALRANRPGGKELALHTVSGDVDAFALIVQCFGSVDREGNPFDPADDLDTLMLAMVLSDLAIIEKHLESLNKGPRAERTPQRMDLMHRCRDQLSAGKPLRQSRFTSEERRYLSGFRPLSLMPILVVCNVAEDDLKGAKASSTVKGASALGLPHLVLCAELEEELSQLPADEQQAFLEDYGLEAAARDRFVQACFALLDLLVFYTVNQAEARGWTLRRGSTAYEAAGRVHSDLQAGFVRAEITPFGALAEGGSLHACKEKGFTRVEGKDYVVQDGDVLQVRFSR; translated from the coding sequence ATGAAGATCGGACTGGTTGGCCTCCCGGGTAGTGGCAAGACGACCTGCTTTCGTGTGCTTAGCGGCCGTCACCATGCCGACACGCACCATGGAAGCACCGTGGCGACAGTTCCGCTGCCGGATTCCCGTCTCGACGAGATCGCCCGCCTGGAGAAGCCCCGGACGCATACCTATGCCGATGTGACCTTCGTCGACTTCGAGGCACTGCGTGCGAACCGTCCGGGTGGCAAGGAACTCGCCCTGCACACCGTGTCGGGGGATGTGGACGCCTTCGCGCTGATCGTGCAGTGCTTTGGGAGCGTCGACCGCGAAGGCAACCCCTTCGATCCGGCCGATGATCTGGATACCCTCATGCTGGCCATGGTGCTGAGCGACCTGGCCATTATCGAGAAGCATCTGGAGAGTCTGAACAAGGGGCCAAGAGCCGAACGAACGCCGCAGCGGATGGACCTGATGCACCGCTGCCGTGACCAGCTCAGCGCAGGCAAGCCCCTGCGGCAGTCGCGCTTCACCTCTGAGGAGCGTCGGTATCTGAGCGGGTTCCGCCCGCTGAGCCTGATGCCGATCCTGGTGGTCTGCAACGTGGCCGAGGATGACCTGAAGGGGGCGAAGGCCTCCTCGACGGTGAAGGGCGCTTCGGCCCTGGGGCTGCCCCATCTGGTCCTGTGCGCGGAGTTGGAGGAGGAGCTGTCTCAGCTCCCGGCCGACGAGCAGCAGGCTTTTCTTGAGGACTACGGACTGGAAGCGGCTGCTCGTGACCGGTTTGTGCAGGCATGCTTCGCGCTGCTCGACCTTCTCGTCTTCTACACAGTCAATCAGGCGGAAGCGAGGGGATGGACGCTGCGGCGCGGTTCGACGGCCTATGAAGCAGCCGGAAGGGTGCATAGTGACCTGCAGGCCGGGTTTGTCCGGGCTGAGATCACGCCCTTCGGCGCTCTGGCAGAAGGTGGGTCGCTGCACGCGTGCAAGGAGAAGGGGTTCACGCGGGTCGAAGGCAAGGACTACGTCGTGCAGGACGGTGACGTTCTCCAGGTTCGGTTCAGCCGCTAG
- the trmD gene encoding tRNA (guanosine(37)-N1)-methyltransferase TrmD, giving the protein MMRIDVVTIFPEFFAGPLELSIVGRAQAAGVVEIRCHDLRDWTTDAHRTVDDAPYGGGPGMVMKPEPLFAAVEELRGGEPVPVVSFTPTGEVLTQRKVQQLARSPRLIMICGRYEGIDQRVCDALVTEEVSVGDYVLSGGELPGLILIDAVVRLLPGAVGNEQSPLEDSFSEGLLEHPQYTRPADFRGLEAPRELVSGHHAQVNRWRRKESLRRTYERRPELLAQVGLSKEDQRLLAEIVRGE; this is encoded by the coding sequence ATAATGCGCATCGACGTGGTGACGATCTTCCCGGAGTTCTTTGCCGGCCCGCTGGAGCTGAGCATCGTGGGCCGGGCACAAGCCGCCGGAGTGGTCGAGATCCGTTGCCACGACCTGCGCGACTGGACCACCGACGCGCACCGAACGGTGGACGACGCTCCCTATGGTGGCGGTCCCGGGATGGTGATGAAGCCGGAGCCCCTGTTCGCCGCCGTTGAGGAGTTGCGTGGCGGGGAGCCGGTTCCGGTGGTGTCCTTCACACCGACCGGGGAGGTGCTGACGCAACGCAAGGTGCAGCAGTTAGCGCGGTCGCCGCGGCTGATCATGATCTGCGGGCGCTATGAGGGCATCGATCAGCGGGTCTGTGATGCGCTGGTCACGGAGGAGGTCTCGGTTGGCGACTACGTGCTCAGTGGGGGAGAGCTGCCGGGGCTGATCCTGATTGATGCAGTGGTGCGTCTCCTGCCGGGTGCTGTCGGGAATGAGCAGTCACCGCTGGAGGACTCCTTCTCAGAGGGGTTGCTTGAGCACCCGCAGTACACGCGTCCAGCGGACTTTCGGGGTCTTGAAGCGCCCCGGGAGTTGGTGAGCGGGCACCATGCGCAGGTGAATCGGTGGCGTCGCAAGGAGTCGCTGCGCCGCACCTATGAGCGCCGGCCGGAGCTGCTGGCGCAGGTAGGTCTGAGCAAAGAGGATCAGCGGCTGCTGGCGGAGATAGTCCGGGGCGAGTAG
- the lepB gene encoding signal peptidase I produces the protein MYAFENTWHVVALVGAIVLARVAVAYVAALRNHRPAALEFIDSALIAVLLVFLVLRPFVIQAFYIPSGSMEPTLQAKDRILVNKFTYYFQKPQVGDIVVFDAPPQALDGDAAKKDFIKRVVGVEGDRIAVYNNQLYRNGRPVSERYIKEAPLYTWPEGAETGAEFTVPPGCLLVFGDNRNDSNDGHRWHLIGTDGMEAAKPELPRPNVLGKAMVIFWPWYRVGLLH, from the coding sequence ATGTATGCCTTTGAGAACACCTGGCACGTCGTCGCTTTGGTCGGTGCTATCGTCCTGGCACGGGTGGCGGTGGCCTATGTGGCGGCTCTGCGCAACCATCGGCCGGCAGCGCTCGAGTTCATCGACTCGGCGCTGATCGCCGTGCTGCTCGTGTTTCTTGTGCTTCGGCCCTTTGTGATACAGGCCTTCTACATTCCGTCGGGATCGATGGAGCCGACCCTGCAGGCGAAGGACCGGATCCTGGTCAACAAGTTCACCTACTACTTCCAGAAGCCGCAGGTGGGCGACATTGTGGTCTTCGATGCGCCTCCGCAGGCGCTGGATGGCGACGCGGCCAAGAAGGACTTCATCAAGCGCGTCGTGGGCGTTGAGGGCGACCGGATTGCCGTGTACAACAACCAGCTCTATCGGAACGGCAGACCTGTGAGTGAGCGGTATATCAAGGAAGCGCCGCTGTACACGTGGCCGGAAGGGGCGGAGACGGGAGCGGAGTTCACTGTTCCACCAGGCTGTCTGCTGGTGTTCGGGGACAACCGTAACGACTCCAACGACGGCCACCGCTGGCACCTTATCGGGACCGACGGGATGGAGGCAGCGAAGCCCGAACTGCCGCGGCCGAACGTTCTGGGCAAGGCAATGGTCATCTTCTGGCCCTGGTATCGGGTCGGGCTGCTTCACTAG
- a CDS encoding glycoside hydrolase family 95-like protein, translating into MSPTSRHPFLLQRLVWHFPLTQTHYGVPLGNGTFGALLWGGEREVCITINRQDYWDHRGGITWNEEASYRNLKRWLEEDDEESLRRAFEGTRTGDESWPSRPTRLPMGRVDLRLPEGKVLRTGYLDLGSSEAEIEVEGDATLRAALMRHDPVLAILVEGTEVEVHSQPPDAPEVLEHFRKYGFPPAQVFDGEEVGGWVQECPGEPAMCVAWQAKRSEAGTEILITSVYGETPEAAREEALQTLSEHAEAGYAQLSDRTASWWAGYWSRVAALALPDRDRELLYYLAMYKLAGLSVPGGPAASLQGPWVEEYCLPPWQCDYHFNINVQECYWPVFAGNYIPALEPLWEMVRGWEPRLRENARIFAGVEDGLQLPHAVDDRCTCMGGFWTGSIDHGSTAWTGQLMWMQWRYTMDERFLRDTAYPFMKGAMRVYEAMLEDDGEHWSLPVSVSPEFGGAGKHAWGKNASFQLANIHFLCRALVEASEVLAIDEENCARWRDIDARLPLAATDPDGREIYLWEGQSLSESHRHHSHLAGLYPFDVFDYHGSEKDRALIDASFGTWTSQGMGRWTGWCMPWAAILQARTGNAEMADVLLGIYRRCFMGRGYNSSHDSQFRGFTTMAGRPRIMQIEATMAAGAAVLELLVQCSHGTLRILPAVPWWWRDVSFEGLRAEGAFMVSARRENGRLQLVRIVSEAGSHLRLANPFGEATCTVGCGDGKTFQFSGEVLELDTAPAEEIVISPGAE; encoded by the coding sequence ATGAGTCCGACATCGCGTCACCCGTTCCTGCTTCAGAGACTGGTGTGGCATTTCCCTCTGACGCAGACGCATTACGGGGTTCCGCTAGGCAACGGCACCTTTGGCGCACTCCTCTGGGGCGGCGAGCGGGAGGTCTGCATCACTATCAACCGCCAGGACTACTGGGATCACCGCGGCGGGATCACCTGGAACGAAGAGGCCAGTTACCGCAACCTCAAGCGCTGGCTGGAGGAGGACGACGAGGAGAGCCTGCGGCGAGCTTTTGAGGGCACTCGGACTGGCGATGAGTCGTGGCCGTCTCGTCCGACGCGTCTGCCGATGGGACGTGTGGACCTGCGCCTGCCGGAGGGCAAGGTGCTTCGCACCGGCTATCTGGACCTGGGCAGCTCGGAGGCCGAGATCGAGGTTGAGGGTGATGCGACCCTCAGAGCAGCCCTGATGCGGCATGACCCGGTTCTGGCGATTCTGGTAGAGGGGACCGAAGTAGAGGTCCACTCGCAGCCGCCGGACGCTCCCGAAGTGCTGGAGCACTTCCGCAAGTACGGATTCCCGCCGGCCCAGGTGTTTGACGGGGAGGAAGTCGGCGGGTGGGTTCAGGAGTGCCCGGGCGAGCCGGCCATGTGTGTCGCCTGGCAGGCGAAGCGCAGCGAGGCAGGCACGGAGATCCTGATCACCAGCGTCTACGGTGAGACCCCTGAGGCTGCCCGTGAGGAGGCGCTGCAGACCCTGAGTGAGCATGCCGAGGCGGGGTATGCGCAGCTCTCCGACCGCACAGCCTCCTGGTGGGCCGGCTACTGGTCTCGCGTTGCTGCCCTGGCCCTGCCCGACCGTGACCGCGAGCTGCTGTACTACCTGGCGATGTACAAGCTGGCGGGGCTCTCGGTGCCTGGTGGGCCTGCTGCGTCGCTACAGGGCCCGTGGGTCGAGGAATACTGCCTCCCACCATGGCAGTGCGACTATCACTTCAACATCAACGTACAGGAGTGCTACTGGCCGGTCTTCGCCGGGAACTACATCCCGGCCCTGGAGCCGCTGTGGGAAATGGTCCGTGGCTGGGAGCCGCGTCTGCGGGAGAACGCCCGCATCTTCGCCGGCGTGGAGGATGGTCTGCAACTGCCCCATGCTGTGGACGACCGCTGCACCTGCATGGGCGGGTTCTGGACAGGTTCGATCGACCACGGGTCGACGGCCTGGACGGGTCAACTGATGTGGATGCAGTGGCGCTACACGATGGATGAGCGATTCCTGCGCGATACGGCCTACCCCTTCATGAAGGGGGCCATGCGGGTCTACGAGGCCATGCTCGAGGACGACGGCGAGCACTGGTCGCTGCCGGTCAGCGTGTCGCCGGAGTTCGGCGGGGCAGGCAAGCACGCCTGGGGCAAGAACGCGAGCTTCCAGTTGGCGAATATCCACTTCCTGTGCCGGGCGCTTGTGGAAGCCTCGGAGGTTCTGGCGATCGACGAGGAGAACTGTGCTCGGTGGCGTGACATCGACGCTCGGCTTCCGCTCGCGGCGACGGATCCCGACGGACGCGAGATCTACCTGTGGGAGGGGCAGTCGCTGTCGGAAAGCCACCGGCATCACTCGCACCTGGCCGGTCTGTACCCCTTTGACGTCTTTGACTACCATGGCAGCGAGAAGGACCGGGCCCTGATCGACGCGTCCTTCGGCACCTGGACCAGCCAAGGAATGGGGCGCTGGACCGGCTGGTGCATGCCCTGGGCGGCGATCCTGCAGGCACGGACGGGGAACGCCGAAATGGCGGACGTGCTCCTGGGTATCTACCGTCGCTGCTTCATGGGACGCGGGTACAACAGCTCGCACGACTCCCAGTTTCGGGGCTTCACCACCATGGCCGGCCGTCCGCGGATCATGCAGATCGAGGCCACGATGGCCGCCGGTGCAGCGGTCCTGGAGTTGCTTGTGCAGTGCTCGCACGGGACGCTGCGGATACTGCCGGCTGTTCCCTGGTGGTGGCGTGACGTGTCTTTTGAGGGCCTTCGGGCCGAGGGTGCCTTCATGGTTTCGGCTCGCCGGGAGAACGGTCGCCTGCAACTGGTGCGCATCGTCAGCGAGGCCGGCTCTCACCTGCGGCTGGCGAACCCCTTCGGCGAGGCTACCTGCACCGTCGGCTGCGGGGACGGCAAGACCTTCCAGTTCAGCGGCGAGGTCCTGGAGCTGGACACCGCACCGGCCGAGGAGATCGTGATATCGCCGGGTGCCGAGTAG
- a CDS encoding L-threonylcarbamoyladenylate synthase yields MITRIADTLKRDLAEVAREASHVLATGGIVAMPTDTVYGLAARADSDAAVHKLFGVKGRREDNPLPILLPDAESLKRAAARVPAAAQVLADKYWPGPLTIVLPKVPEISDLVTAGRPTVGLRVPDHPIARAVLAACDFLVVVTSANPSAGRAAREHQEVRRDFSGKIELILAADRCPGGVPSTVVDMSGDEPRMVRGGAVPWSHVQAVLKQLEKG; encoded by the coding sequence ATGATCACACGCATTGCGGATACACTCAAACGAGATCTGGCGGAGGTGGCCCGGGAGGCCTCGCACGTCCTGGCGACCGGCGGGATCGTGGCGATGCCCACGGATACCGTGTACGGTCTGGCGGCCCGTGCCGACAGTGATGCCGCGGTTCACAAGCTCTTCGGGGTCAAGGGGCGGCGAGAGGACAACCCGCTGCCGATCCTGCTGCCGGATGCCGAGAGTCTGAAACGAGCGGCAGCACGGGTGCCTGCGGCTGCCCAGGTACTGGCAGACAAGTACTGGCCCGGCCCGCTGACGATCGTGCTGCCCAAGGTGCCTGAGATCAGCGACCTGGTGACTGCCGGGCGTCCGACGGTTGGCTTGCGGGTACCCGACCACCCGATTGCCAGGGCGGTTCTCGCGGCCTGCGATTTCCTGGTAGTGGTCACGAGTGCGAACCCGTCCGCCGGTCGCGCTGCACGGGAGCACCAGGAGGTCCGGCGCGACTTCTCGGGGAAGATAGAGCTGATACTCGCCGCCGACCGCTGTCCGGGAGGGGTCCCCTCGACCGTCGTGGATATGAGCGGCGACGAGCCCCGGATGGTCCGTGGCGGCGCAGTGCCCTGGTCACACGTCCAGGCCGTGCTTAAGCAGTTGGAGAAGGGATAG